The Acetonema longum DSM 6540 DNA segment GAATACGGATAAGGATAATATGTGGTCCATACATTGCTGCCGGTCGTTACCCAAGTGCTAAGGCTGATTTGAACGTCATTTTGCGCCGCATCCTCGTTACTATTGGCGGCATACACCGCCGGTGGCGCCGCTAATATTATCAACATACTCGTTATGGCTACGATTCGTTTCACACTAAAAATCCTTTCTGCGTTAATTTTTCTCATTTACCAAGTATATCCTCTATTCTATAAAGTCACAAGATATAAACCCCTGCGCTTCTGGACGACAGGATATTAGCCCGAAAAAATTAAGGTTTCGCCACTTACTTGCAGCGAAACCAAATTCTCCAAAGAACTACTCATTCGCCGGCGCTTCACAGAGCAATCCGTCCCGGAGCAGTGCTTGATTGCATTCCCAGGACTCTACAATAGCTAATGCTGTCCTGTAATCAAAGCCTAAACCCATCAAATAAGCGATCAAGGCTGTTTCAGTGATGGTATGGGTGGGATTAGTCAGGGACAATTCCCCGACACCATACTGAACAATCGGGCTGATTTGCGTTAGTAAATAATATGGAGTCAAAAATTGCATAGGCTGAACGGCTGCTGTAGCCGGAGCAACCGGTATGACTGGCACGGGAGTTCTTCTTCTCCCAAAGAAGCAGCGGGACATCGCAGCACCCCTTTCATCTTATGTTAATATATTTTACGTAATGGATTTACATATTGTGCAGTTTTTCTTCTTTGACGTAGAGAATTTTATGATCCAAACATCTGCGGCATGAAAGACGCCGGTCTGATCATCAGCGTCAAATGAAAATTGAAAACCATAATAAAAGAGATAATTTTCCGGCAGAGGGCTATCTCTTTTATTGCTCCCAGGGATCGAAGTCCGGCAGGAAAGATATATTTGGCATTGAATACTATTACCATCCCAATTACGACATTTTATTACATATTAAGGGAGGTGTGCTACTTTGGTCTGGCTTGCTGATTTAATTTTCCGTACCTTCAAGATTTTACACTCCGGCAATGAGCCAAAACATATGGCAGGTGGGTTTGCCTTAGGTTCGATCATCGGCCTTACGCCCGCGCTTTCGCTGCAAACTCTCCTGGTATATTGCCTGATTTTGCTGGTCAACGTAAATATCGGCGCCGCTTTCTTCAGTATCTTTGTTTTTAGCTGCTTTGCTTATTTACTGGACCCGCTGTTTCATGCCATAGGCTATTTCCTGTTGGTCAAAGTCGAATTTTTAACACCCGTCTGGACCTATCTCTATAATATCCCCATCGCTCCTCTGACCCGGTTCTACAACACCGTGGTACTAGGCAGCCTGGTTGTGTCCTTGGTTCTCTTCTGCCCGGTTTACCTGGTCTTTACCAAATTTGTCGTCTATTATCAGAAACATTGGGCCCAAAGGGTGGAAAAACTGAAAATCGTGCAATGGGTCCGCGCCAATACTCTATTTCAATGGTATGAAAAAGTCACATTTAAATCGATGGGAGAATAGGCCATGCGCTGGAAAGCACTTTATATCATCCTGGCCCTGACAGCGCTGTTCGGAGTCCTGGGATTTTTCTTTTTGGACTCAGCTCTGGGCTGGACGCTGGAACGTTCGATTGAAGCAGTCACCGGTGTTGATGCGGAGGTGAACGGATTTCGCATCCTTTGGAGCCAAACAGCCGTTGAAATTGACAAAGTAGCTGTCACCAATCCTTCCAACACCTGGAGGAATTTACTGGAGGCCAAAAACCTGCGGGCCCAAATCGCCCTGGAACCCTTATTTTCAGGCAAAACCGTCATTGAAGAAATCAATATTGACGACTTGATTTTAAACACGCCTCGCTCATCCGACGGCAAACTGGAACAAGCCCTTCTGCCCGGCCCTTTCGGTCAGGCTCAGTCTGAGCTTCATGAAGGCATCGCCGCCATTCCGATGCTGGACCCCGGCCAAATGGCCGGTCAAGTTGACGTAGATCAACTGGTTGCCAGCCATAAGTTTGAAACCGATACGGCAGCGGCGGCAACAGGAAAACAGATTGAGGCCTCAAAAGAAAAATGGCAGCAAAACCTGACGGCTCTGGAACAAACAAAAAAACAGATTCAGGAAATGGAGAGCAAACTCAGGAATTTCAAGCTGGATACCTCCGATCCTCTGGTCCTCAAACAGCAGCTGGATGAGCTAAAAGCCATGCAGGAAACTGGCAAGGCTGCCGTCAGGCAGATTTCCGCCACCCGCAACGAACTCAAACAGGATTTTAGTTCACTTACAACCAATATTAAAGATCTGCGGCAAACAGCAGACAAGGATTATCATGCTCTGCTAAAAATGGCCAAGCTGCCTGACGCTTCGGCCTTTAATATCAGCGAGGCTTTGTTCGGCGACTTTTTGTTGAACCAAACAACCCTTTTTGTCGGTTTGGCGGACCAAATTCAGACCTCGATACCGGTGGAACTGAACAGCCCGGAAAAAGAAGAGCATGTTCGGGGAGGTCAGGATATCATCTTTCCCGGTCGCCAAACCTATCCCCAGCTTTTAATTAAGCATATCGGCATTTCCACCCAGGGAGTTGCCGGTGAAACCGACGGATATTATGCCAAAGGCGCCTTAGACGGTTTCACCACGGAACCGGCTGTATATGGCAAACCGATGAACGTTTCTCTCCAGGGGCAATCCCCGGATAAGGCTAGACTGGACCTGCATGGCATCATCAATCATACCGGTCCGGATTACCATGACCAGATCCAGGTCCAAATCTATAATTTCTCACTGCCAGGTCTCAAACTGCCGGATAGTCCTTATCTGCCCCAAGCGCTGACTGCCGGCAGCGGCAACGTGACCACCGACATCAGTCTGCGACCGGACGTCTTTGCTCTGACTATGACGTTCACCGGGAGCAATATTACCGGCAGTTATGCCGCGGATGAACCGGTCTCTGCCCATTCCAAGGATGAAATTGCCAAGCTGATCCGTCAGGAACTGGGTAAGCTGGACCAACTGTATATTAAATATCAGTTG contains these protein-coding regions:
- a CDS encoding TIGR03546 family protein translates to MVWLADLIFRTFKILHSGNEPKHMAGGFALGSIIGLTPALSLQTLLVYCLILLVNVNIGAAFFSIFVFSCFAYLLDPLFHAIGYFLLVKVEFLTPVWTYLYNIPIAPLTRFYNTVVLGSLVVSLVLFCPVYLVFTKFVVYYQKHWAQRVEKLKIVQWVRANTLFQWYEKVTFKSMGE
- a CDS encoding TIGR03545 family protein, with translation MRWKALYIILALTALFGVLGFFFLDSALGWTLERSIEAVTGVDAEVNGFRILWSQTAVEIDKVAVTNPSNTWRNLLEAKNLRAQIALEPLFSGKTVIEEINIDDLILNTPRSSDGKLEQALLPGPFGQAQSELHEGIAAIPMLDPGQMAGQVDVDQLVASHKFETDTAAAATGKQIEASKEKWQQNLTALEQTKKQIQEMESKLRNFKLDTSDPLVLKQQLDELKAMQETGKAAVRQISATRNELKQDFSSLTTNIKDLRQTADKDYHALLKMAKLPDASAFNISEALFGDFLLNQTTLFVGLADQIQTSIPVELNSPEKEEHVRGGQDIIFPGRQTYPQLLIKHIGISTQGVAGETDGYYAKGALDGFTTEPAVYGKPMNVSLQGQSPDKARLDLHGIINHTGPDYHDQIQVQIYNFSLPGLKLPDSPYLPQALTAGSGNVTTDISLRPDVFALTMTFTGSNITGSYAADEPVSAHSKDEIAKLIRQELGKLDQLYIKYQLEKIGQNIKMKVSSNLDDIIAGRFKAIVGETVNKYTDQIRSRVDARLEKQQQELEGKRQQYEQQLNGKVNETQALADKYQQEANAKKKQLEDKINAKAEAKKDQLEDKLKDKLKKLF